One window from the genome of Nicotiana tomentosiformis chromosome 5, ASM39032v3, whole genome shotgun sequence encodes:
- the LOC138892144 gene encoding uncharacterized protein, with translation MVEIGEDSSNAEGQLVGPNVKLSNWEATHFPTEKEFCSIYASSNDMTCMKNFQASLKSQPKLEIMIQEVEYDEEAAFEEISKELKHFEEKPNPNLNETEAINLGDQDNVRETKISVHLEPQVKEEIIKTLFEYKDEFAWSYDDMPGLSTDLVVHKLPTDPAFPPAKQKLRKFKTDMSVKIKEEITKQLGAKVIQYPTWLANVVPVPKKDGKTRVCVDYRYFNKASPKDDFLLPNIHILIDNYAKHEIGSFVDCYVGYHLILMDE, from the exons atggtagaaattggggaagATTCTAGTAACGCAGAAGGGCAGCTCGTTGGGCCCAATGTGAAACTCAGCAATTGGGAAGCTACTCATTTCCCCACCGAGAAGGAGTTTTG TTCTATTTATGCTAGttctaatgacatgacatgcatgaagAATTTTCAAGCAAGTCTTAAAAGCCAGCCTAAACTTGAAATAATGATCCAAGAAGTggaatatgatgaagaagcagcaTTTGAGGAAATAAGTAAAGAACTAAaacattttgaagaaaaaccaaaccctaatttgaatgaaactgaagcaatcaatttaggagatcagGATAATGTCAGGGAGACtaagataagtgtgcatctggaaccacaagtcaaggaagaaataatcaaaacaTTGTTTGAGTACAAAGATGAATTTGCATGGTCATATGACGATATGCCGGGCTTAAGTACTGATTTGGTAGTTCATAAACTGCCAACGGATCCTGCATTCCCTCCCGCCAAGCAAAAGTTAAGAAAGTTCAAGACTGACATGAGTGTgaaaattaaagaagaaatcacaaagcaactTGGAGCAAAGGTCATTCaatatcccacttggttagctaatgttGTGCCAGTACCAAAGAAAGATGGTAAGACCAGGGTATGTGTTGATTATCGTTATTTTAACAAGGCAAGCCCAAAGGATGATTTCCTATTGCCGAACATCCACATTTTGATTGATAATTATGCCAAGCATGAGATtgggtcttttgtggattgctacgTGGGATATCACCTGATCCTAATGGATGAgtaa